The DNA segment ACCGCCGCCGAGAAGGACACGCGAGACCGCGAGCGCACCGTCGTCCTCACGAAGGAGGAAGCGATCGGCCGCGGCCTCGATCCCTCCGTCACGCACACGCGGCCCCAGAAGGACGCCGCGAAGGCGGGCCTGCACTGGCTCATCACGTTCGAGGACTTCAAGAAGGCCGTCGAGCCCTACACGCTCGACTTCGTCGCCGCGCTCACGAAGGGAAACTCGGAAGAGCCGCTGGAGGAGCACGCGCGAAAGCTCAAGCAGCTCGCCGACGTCTACGCCGACCCGAAGAGGAAGGTCGTGTCGTTCTGGACGATGGGCTTCAACCAGCACACGCGCGGAACGTGGGTCAACGAACAGGCGTACATGGCCCATCTCCTCACGGGCAAGCAGGCCAAGCCGGGCAGCGGCGCCTTCTCGCTCACGGGCCAGCCGTCCGCGTGCGGCACGGCGCGCGAGGTCGGCACGTTCTCGCACCGCCTGCCCGCCGACATGACGGTCGACAACCCGGAACACAGGGCCGCCGCCGAGGCGCGCTGGAAGCTCCCGCAGAAGACGATCAACCCGAAGGTCGGCAGCCACATCACGGAAATGATGCGGGACCTCGAGGACGGGAAGCTCAAGTGGCTCTGGATCCAGGTCACGAACCCGTTCCAGTCCACCGCGAACAACAACCACTGGCTCGCGGCCGCCCGCCAGCCGGGCACGTTCATCGTCGTCTCCGACGCCTACCCGGGCATCAGCGCGAAGGTGTCCGACCTGATCCTGCCGAGCGCGATGATCTTCGAGAAGTGGGGCGGCTACGGCAACTCCGAGCGCCGCACTCAGCTCTGGCGGCAGCAGGTCCCCGCGCCGGGCGACGCGAAGACCGACGTCTGGCAGATCCTCGAGTTCTCCAAGCGCTTCAAGCTCCGCGAGGTCTGGGGCGAGCAGCCCCTCCCGGGCCTCAAGGCCGAGGGCTTCACCGACGGAAAGCTCCCCTCGATTCTCGACGACGCCGTGAAGATGGGCTACACGCCCGACAGCACGCTCTACGACGTTCTCTTCGCGACGGCTGCCAGCAAGAAGTTCCTCTGGCCGGACCCGGTCGCGAAGGGCCACGCGAACGCGACGGCCGCCCAGCTCGGCGCGGCGTGGTTCCCCGAGAAGGCTCTCTTCGAGGAGTACGCGGGCTTCGGGCGCGGCCACGGGCACGACCTCGCGCCCTTCGACCGGTACCTCGCGGACGACGTGCGCGGCCTCCGGTGGCCCGTCGTCGACGGCAAGGAGACGCCGTGGCGCTTCAACGAGACGTACGACCCGTACGCGAAGAAGGGCAGCGGGTTCGATTTCTACGGCAAGGCGATGAAGGCGCTCCCGAAGGGCGACCTCGAGAAACCGGCTGGCCCCGAAAAGGTGTCCCTCGCGGGCAAGGCCAAGATCTTCTTCCGTCCGTACGCGGCGCCTGCCGAGGTGCCGGACTCCGTCTACGACCTGTGGCTCTGCACGGGGCGCGTCCTCGAGCACTGGCACTCGGGCACGATGACGCGGCGCGTCCCGGAGCTCCACGCCGCCATGCCTTCCGCGCTCCTCTACATCCACGAGAAGGACGCCGCCTCGCGCGGCCTGAAGCGCAACGACGTCGCGTGGATCGAGTCCCGCCGCGGGAAGATCCAGGTGGCCGTCGAGACCGCGGGCCGCTACAAGATGCCGCGCGGCCTCGTCTACGTGCCGTGGTTCGACGAGTCGATCCTCATCAACAAGGTCACCCTCGACGCGACGTGCCCGATCTCGAAGGAGATCGACTTCAAGAAGTGCGCCGTCAAGGTCACGAAGGGTGGCGACCGCATTCCTCGCCGCCGTCCTCGCCGGCGCCCTTGCCCGCTTGCTCGCCCTCCTCGCTGCTCCCGCCTCGCACCACAAGAGGCCCCTCGCCGGCGTCGCCGACGTGTCGCTCGGCCTCCAGAAGTCGCCCGTCACGGGCGTTCCCGTTCCGAAGTCGTTCGAGTACGTCACGAAGGACCCAGGAGACGGCAAGGTCCTGCCGCGCCCGTTCGCTTCCGCGCCTCCGCTCATCCCGCACACGGTCGACGGCCTTCTCCCGATCACGCGCGCCGACAACGGCTGCCTGACGTGCCACGCGCTGGACAAGCCGGAGCCGGGCGGCCCGGTCCCGATTCCGGCGAGCCACTACGTCGACCTGAGGAACGCTCCAACGGTCAAGCGCGCCGAGATCGCGGGGAGCCGGTTCGTCTGCACGGCGTGTCACGTGCCCCAGGCGAACGTGAAGCCGCTCGTCGCGAACACGTTTACGCCCTGACGGGAATGCCGGGCGCGAGAGGGCCCGGCCTCAGGTCCATGGCCGCCCCTCCTCGAGCGCGCTCGCGGCTCGGCGCGGCCGCTTCCTCAATGATGCATTTGAATCAGGTGATCGAACTGCCTGTTCCAAGATAGTCACTTCATAACCCCAGCCCGGAGGCCTCCTTGCAATGTCATCCGTTGAGGTGAACTCGATGAACGATTCCGCGACAGGCCGGGCCACCCGGACCGGCGGCTGGTCCGGCCTTCTCTCCCGGATCGCTGCGGGACTCCTCGTCTACCTCGTCGTGAGCGGCCTGCCGCTCCGGCTCATCCGCTTCTCACCCGTCCTCGAGTGGACCGTCCTCCTCCACACGCTGGCGGGCTTCCTGTCGCTCGTCCCGGTCGGGCTCTACCTCTGGCGCCACTACCTCGAGTACCGCGCCGACGCGCTGACGCCCTCGAAGGTCCTCGGCTATTGCGGCCTCGGAGCGATCGTGCTCGCGGAGGGGACCGGGCTCTGGGTGACGGCTCTCGCTCTCTTCTCGGACCGGGTGCCGCCTCTCGTTCGAACTCTCCATCTCATCCCGTCGGTCGCGCTCGCGGTCCTCCTCCTCGCGCATCTCTGGCCGCTTCGAAAGAGGAATGCGGCCGAGGGGACGGCCCCGGAGGCCTTCTCTGCCGCGCGCCGCGGCTACGTCGTGGCGCTCCTCGGCGCTCCGGCGGTCGCGCTGCTCCTCGCGTTCCCGGCGAGCCTGCTCTACGACGGCCCGAAGACGGCCGGGCGTTTCCCGAAGGACTACCGGATGCCCTACGGGCAGGACCGGCCGTTCGCGCCGAGCCTCGCGCGGACCGAGTCGAATCGCGCTCTCGCACCCGAGGCGCTCGCGGGCTCGGCGTCCTGCGGCGCGGCCGGCTGTCACCCGGCGATCTATGCGGAGTGGTCCGTCTCGGCGCACCGCTGGGCCGCCCTCGACCCGGCGTTCCAGAGAGTTCAGGAGGAGATGGGCAAGCAGAACGGGCCGGAGTCCACGCGCTACTGCGGCGGGTGCCACGATCCGATCTCCCTGTTCTCGGGCGCCAAGGTCGTTTTCAAGGAGAAGCTCACGGAAGATCTCGGCTTCCAGGAGGGAATCTCGTGCCTGTCCTGCCACGCCGTCGAAGACCGACGTGCAGGGCAACGCGAACTACGTCGTGAAGCCTCCGAGGCGCTACCTCTTCGAGACTTCGAAGAGCGCGCCTCTGAAGCTCGCGTCGTACTTCCTGATCCGGAGCTACCCGGACCACCACGTCGACACCCTCTCGAAGCGCCTCTACAAGACGCCGGAGTACTGCGCCGCCTGCCACAAGCAGTTCGTCGACCAGGAGGTCAACAACTTCGGCTGGGTCCAGCTCCAGAACCAGTTCGACAACTGGCGCAAGAGCAAGTGGAACCACCCGAAGGACGCGAGAAAGACCGTCGAGTGCCGCGAGTGCCACATGCCGCTCCTCGACGGCCCCGAGCCTGGCTCGGGCGACACGGCCGACTACAACCGGACGGCGACCGACGGCAAGCACCGGAGCCACCGGTTCCTCGGGGCGAACCAGTACATGCCCACGCTCCTGAAGCTCGAGGGGGGTGAGGAGCAGGTCGACCTCGTCAAGAAGTGGCTCAAGGGCGAGATCGAGATCCCGGAGATCGAAGGCAAGTGGGCCAAGGGTGCGGTCGTTTCGCTCGACCTCGACGTCCCGCAGAAGGCGCGCCGGGGCGAACCCTTGAGGCTGCGCGTCGTGATCACGTCGAACAAGGTCGGGCACGACTATCCGACCGGGCCGCTCGACCTGATCCAGTCGTGGGTCGAGGTCGAGGTGAAGGACGAGACGGGAACGGTCGTCTTCGCGTCGGGCAAGCCGGACGAGAAGAAGATGATCCCGCCCGGCACGTTCCTCTTCAAGGCCGAGCCCGTGGACCGGTACGGGAACCTGATCGACCGGCACAACCTCTGGGAGATGGTCGGCGTGAGGTACCGGCGCAGCCTCTTCCCGGGCTATTCCGACGCCGCCGAATACGCATTCGGCTGCCCGGGCACGCCGGCGGTCTCGAAACCCTCGCGCGACGTGACGGTTCCCGCGCCGCCGCGCGGAAAGCTCGACATCCTCGCGACGCTCCACTATCGGAAGCTCGACCAGTACCTCGTCGACTTCCTGTTCCCGGGGAAGGGCCTCTCTGCGCCGATCACGGACCTCGCGCAGGCGCGGGCGACGGTCGAGATCGTCGACTGACGTGGCCTCGCGACCTGCCCTGAAGCGCTGGACCCACCGCCGCGTCCTGATGGCTGCGGGGATCGCGGCCCTCGGGGCCTCGGCAATCCTCTGGTTCACGCGGAAGGGCGACGACGCGCCCTACACGCCCGGGGCGGCCGTCGAAGGCGTCACGGACGTCCTCAAGAAAGATGCCTCGGGCGCGGGCTGGGGCGTCGTGTTCCGGGACGTGGCGAAGGGCCTCGGGCTCGATTTCTCGCACTTCTCGGGCGGGTCGCGTTCGACGCAACTGCCCGAGGACATGGGCTCGGGCTGCGCCTTCGGCGACTACGACCGCGACGGCGACTGGGACCTCTTCGTCGTCGACACGATCGGGCCTCTCACGATGACGTCCGGGGAGGTGCGGGCCGCGAAAGGAGGCTGTCGCCTTTTCCGGAACGACGGCGGCACGTTCACGGACGTGACCGTCGAAGCGGGCCTCGGCGACCTCAATGGGACGTTCATGGGCGCCGCATGGGGCGACTTCGACAACGACGGCTACCCGGATCTCGTCGTGACGTCCTACGGCGGGATCCGCCTCTTCCACAACAGGGGCGACGGGACGTTCGAGGACGTCACGAAGTCCTCGGGCGTCGGCGCTTTCAAGGGCTTCTTCACGGGCGCGGTCTGGGGCGACGCGGACGGCGACGGCCTCCTCGATCTCTACATCTGCGGCTACGTCGACTACCGCTTCGACCCGAAGGACGCCGGGAAGGTCTCGAAGGACGGGAACGCGACGAGCCCGTGGGAAGCCCGACCTCTACGTCGCGAACGACGTGTCCGAGGGAGCGCTCTTCGTGAACGAGGGGGGCGGCCTCTTCTCGGATCGCGGGCACGAGGCGCACGTGGCCGACTACCGCGGCGCGATGGGGATCGCCGTCGGTGACGCGAACGGCGACGGGGCGCTCGACCTTTTCGTCACGCACTGGATCGCCGAGGCGAACGCCCTCTACCTCAACAAGCTCGGCGGCGGGAAGAGCCGGACGCTCGACTTCGAGGACGCCGCCGAGCGCACCGGCCTCGGACCGGTCTCCACGGACGACATCGCGTGGGGGACGGCGTTTCTCGACGTGGACGGCGACGGGCTGCCCGACCTCGTCGCCTCGAACGGCTCGACGTTCGAGGAGACGTCCGATACGCGCAAGCTCGTCCCGATGCCGATGCGACTCTTCCGGAACCTCGGCGAGAAGGGCTTCGTGGACATGGCGCCGCTCTCGGGCGCGGACCTGACGGCGCCCCGCGTCGGGCGCGGCCTCGCGATCGCCGACGTGGACGGGGACCTCAGGGAGGAGATCGCCGTCGTGGTGAACGGCGGAAAGCTCGTCCTCCTCAAGGCCGAGGGAGGCCCGCCGAACCACCGGATCGCGATCCGGTGCGAGGGCCGGAAGTCGAACCGCTCGGCCTTCGGGACGAAGCTCGTCCTCGAGGCGAACGGCAGGAAGCAGATCCGCGAGATCGGCGCGGGCTCCTCGTACCTGTCGCAGAACGCGCCGGAGGCGATCTTCGGACTCGGCGCCGCGGCGAAGGCCGACGTCCTGACCGTCCGCTGGCCCTCGGGGGGGGCGGCGACGTTCCGCGACCTCGCGGGCGACCGGACGTATCTTCTCGTCGAAGGCGAATCGGCGCCGCGTGCGCTGCCGGATCTCCGCGCGAAGACGCTCGCGTTCTGGGACGCGTACAACGCGGCGCGGGCCGCGTTCGCGAAGGGCGACGCGGCCGCGTCGATCGCGGCGTACCGAAAGGCGCTCGAGATCGACCCGCGGCACGAGGACTGCCGGTACGCGCTCGGGAACCTGCTTCTCGATCAAGGCGACCGCGTGGCGGCGAAGGCCGAGTTCGAGGCGCTCCTGAAGATCCAGCCGCACAGCCAGCGCGGGCACGGGGCGCTCGGCGACCTCCTCGCCGATCCCGCCTCCGGCCCGCTCCGCAACCTCGCGGAGGCGCGGAAGAACTACGAGAGCGCGGGCGGCATCTACACGGAGGAGACGGGGTGGGTCGTGCGCTCGGGCGAGGTCGCTCTTGCGATGGGAGACGCCGCTCTCGCCGAGCGGACGTTTCGCAAAGTCCTCGTCTCGAACCCCCACTCCTTTCAGGCGCTCTATTTCCTCGGATACCTCGCCTCGCGGCAGAAGAAGAATGAGGTGGAAGGGACGCGCCTCTTCGACGCCGCGTTCGCCGCGCTCGGGCCGCAGGCGTCCCCGGCGCCAGG comes from the Acidobacteriota bacterium genome and includes:
- a CDS encoding VCBS repeat-containing protein: MSEGALFVNEGGGLFSDRGHEAHVADYRGAMGIAVGDANGDGALDLFVTHWIAEANALYLNKLGGGKSRTLDFEDAAERTGLGPVSTDDIAWGTAFLDVDGDGLPDLVASNGSTFEETSDTRKLVPMPMRLFRNLGEKGFVDMAPLSGADLTAPRVGRGLAIADVDGDLREEIAVVVNGGKLVLLKAEGGPPNHRIAIRCEGRKSNRSAFGTKLVLEANGRKQIREIGAGSSYLSQNAPEAIFGLGAAAKADVLTVRWPSGGAATFRDLAGDRTYLLVEGESAPRALPDLRAKTLAFWDAYNAARAAFAKGDAAASIAAYRKALEIDPRHEDCRYALGNLLLDQGDRVAAKAEFEALLKIQPHSQRGHGALGDLLADPASGPLRNLAEARKNYESAGGIYTEETGWVVRSGEVALAMGDAALAERTFRKVLVSNPHSFQALYFLGYLASRQKKNEVEGTRLFDAAFAALGPQASPAPGEGDVKKAGKALPKRGAFAGHWAYLDQGKVRREDAFRDLDGRIGRGLAKRP
- a CDS encoding nitrate reductase cytochrome c-type subunit; the encoded protein is MATAFLAAVLAGALARLLALLAAPASHHKRPLAGVADVSLGLQKSPVTGVPVPKSFEYVTKDPGDGKVLPRPFASAPPLIPHTVDGLLPITRADNGCLTCHALDKPEPGGPVPIPASHYVDLRNAPTVKRAEIAGSRFVCTACHVPQANVKPLVANTFTP
- a CDS encoding VCBS repeat-containing protein gives rise to the protein MASRPALKRWTHRRVLMAAGIAALGASAILWFTRKGDDAPYTPGAAVEGVTDVLKKDASGAGWGVVFRDVAKGLGLDFSHFSGGSRSTQLPEDMGSGCAFGDYDRDGDWDLFVVDTIGPLTMTSGEVRAAKGGCRLFRNDGGTFTDVTVEAGLGDLNGTFMGAAWGDFDNDGYPDLVVTSYGGIRLFHNRGDGTFEDVTKSSGVGAFKGFFTGAVWGDADGDGLLDLYICGYVDYRFDPKDAGKVSKDGNATSPWEARPLRRERRVRGSALRERGGRPLLGSRARGARGRLPRRDGDRRR